The DNA sequence CGGGGGCAGCACCACATGCTCAAGCCCTTTCAGAGGCCCTTCTGCCACGGCTCTCGTCCAGGACCTCCCCGTGCCCTTGGGCGGGGGAGATGGGAAAGCAGACCCTGCTGCCGTCGGGGAGGTGGGCCACCGTCGCCTCCACCCCGAAGACCGCCTGCAGGAGCTGTGGGCTCAGTACCTCCTCTGGCGGGCCCACGGCAGCGCACTCTCCCTGGTGGAGGACCACCAGACGATGGCAATGTCGGGATGCCAGCCATAGGTCGTGGATGGCAATGGCGACAGCGGCGCCCTCTTGGCAGAGACGTCGGAGGAGGTCCAACACCTCCATCTGGTGGCGATAGTCCAGGTGGGAGGTGGGCTCGTCCAGCAGCAGAACCCTGGGGCGCCTGACCAGGACGAAGGCGAGCCAGGCCCGTTGGCTCTCGCCGCCGGAGATGGTCGAGAGCCGCTGGTGTGCCAGCCCCTGCAGCGCACACAGTTCCAGGACATCGTTCACCGCCCTGGACGCTACGTGGGAGGGCAGATGTCCCAAAGGCAGAAGGCCTCTTCTCGCCAGCTCATGCACCGTCAGGTCCTCGTAGGAGGAGCGCACCTGAGGCAGATAGCCTATCTCTCGGGCTACCTCACGGGCCGAAAGGGATTGTAGGTTCCTGCCCCTCAGGAGGATGACCCCTCGCTGGGGCCGGACGATCCCCGCCAGGGCCCGCAGGAGGGTGGTCTTGCCGGCGCCATTGGGCCCGACGATGCCTATTAGCTCGCCTGGCTGCAGGTCCAGCTCGTCCAGGCGCAGGACGACCCGGCCACCCCAGGACACCTCTAGGCCGCGGACTATGAGTATGGGGTTGTCCGCCATGTGGCCCTCCACGCTACCCAGGCCAGAACGGGCAGGCCAACGGAAGCCGTCACCGTGCCCAGAGGCATCTCCGCTCCCGGCAGGACGGAACGGGAGAGCACATCGGCTGCCAGGACTAGGATAGCACCCAACAAGGCCGAACCTGGCACCAGGGAGGCGTAGCTGTGTCGCCACAGACGCCGCGCCCCCTGGGCGCAGGCCAGCCCCAGCAACGGCACGGCTCCCGCCACCCAGGTGGCTGGCCCCACCAAGAGGGCGGCCGCGGCCACGGCCGCTCCTCTGGTGAGGGCGGGCGAGAACCCCAACGAGCGGGCCACCTCATCGCCCAAGGCCAGGGCATCCAGGGGCCGCACCAAGAAGGGCACCGCCGCCAAGGCCGCTGCCAGGTACATGGCCAGGACCGCCGCCTCATCCCATCCCCTGCCGGCGAGGGAGCCGCCTAGGAAGGCGAGGGATGGGGCAAAGAGGAACCCAGCGGAGGTGAGGATGGCCAACACCAGCACCGCCCATAGGTAACTCAGCCCTACCCCGATAAGGGCTACCCCCGCGCCGGAGACGATGCCACGCCCGGCCAGGACTGTCGGTGGCGCTGCCCCCAGCAGGGCGCCCACGGTGCCTAAGGCCATAGCCACAGCTGGGCCTAAGTCCAGGGCGGCCACGGCCATGGCTGCCGAGGCCAATAGCGCCCCCCCTGATACGCCCATGAGATGGGGGTCGGCCAGGGGATTACCGGTGGCCCCCTGCAACACGGAGGCAGCCGCTGCCAGGGATGCCCCCGTCAGGATGGCCAGCACCGCCCGGGGGAGCCGCAGCTCCACCACCAATTGGCGGGCAAGGGCGTCGTCGCCCAAAATGCCCGCCCATACCCGCCCAGGCGATAGGGGCATGGCCCCCAAGCAGAGTTCCAGGGCGAAGGCGGTCACCGATAGCGCGGCCAGGGTCCAATAAAGCCAGATGCGCGTGGCCCCTCTGGCCACCACCCGTGGCCCCACCCTTATGGCACTCCCTCCAAGGCCTGTTTTAGTTGCTTAGCTGCCTCCACCACCCGGGGCCCAGGCGCTTGCGCGAATATGACAGGGTCGAGCTCTACCACCCGCCCTGAGCGCACCGCCCGTAAGGCCCCGAACCCCGGGAGGCGAGGGAGGAGCTGGGACAGCCGCGGTGCCGGTGGGGGCGCTGGGGTGATGGTCAGCACCACGTCCGGGTCGAGGTTGCTGGCCGTCTCGGCGCTTATTTGGGAGAAGCCTGGGAAGGGGCCCGTCTGGGGTAGCTCAGCAGCTACATTCTGGGCTCCCAGGAACTGGACGATGGAGCCCACATACGCATCGTTGCGGGCAGCATAAACGTTACCCTGGGCATCGGCGATGATGGCCAGCACCCGCGGTCTTTTGGCCGCCAGGCTGCCCCGCAGTGTCTCCAGCTCCCTTTCCAACCTGGCAGCTGCCTCCTCACCGGCGTCGCGACGACCGATGGCCTGGCCCACCAGCCGCAAGGCGCGGGGGACGTCCTCCACCCGCTCGATACCCACCATCAGCACTGGCACACCTAGCGTTTCCAGCCTTTGGACCAGGCCACGTTGCAAGACGCTGTCTGCCAGGATGAGGTCGGGGTTGTAGGAGGCGAGGCGCTCCAGGCTGGGGGAGTAGGACGAGCCGACGCTTGGGAGCTCCAGCGCCTCCGGCGGGTAGGTGACTCCATCCGTCCTGACCACGGACTTGCCG is a window from the Dehalococcoidia bacterium genome containing:
- a CDS encoding iron ABC transporter permease, yielding MVARGATRIWLYWTLAALSVTAFALELCLGAMPLSPGRVWAGILGDDALARQLVVELRLPRAVLAILTGASLAAAASVLQGATGNPLADPHLMGVSGGALLASAAMAVAALDLGPAVAMALGTVGALLGAAPPTVLAGRGIVSGAGVALIGVGLSYLWAVLVLAILTSAGFLFAPSLAFLGGSLAGRGWDEAAVLAMYLAAALAAVPFLVRPLDALALGDEVARSLGFSPALTRGAAVAAAALLVGPATWVAGAVPLLGLACAQGARRLWRHSYASLVPGSALLGAILVLAADVLSRSVLPGAEMPLGTVTASVGLPVLAWVAWRATWRTTPYS
- a CDS encoding ABC transporter substrate-binding protein; this encodes MTLSLRRATFMAGVAVLVAFAHLWAARGESAPASPTPSRPTQPTVLTDFMGRRVQPPPAPERVAAISPTAIELLYMVGGKSVVRTDGVTYPPEALELPSVGSSYSPSLERLASYNPDLILADSVLQRGLVQRLETLGVPVLMVGIERVEDVPRALRLVGQAIGRRDAGEEAAARLERELETLRGSLAAKRPRVLAIIADAQGNVYAARNDAYVGSIVQFLGAQNVAAELPQTGPFPGFSQISAETASNLDPDVVLTITPAPPPAPRLSQLLPRLPGFGALRAVRSGRVVELDPVIFAQAPGPRVVEAAKQLKQALEGVP
- a CDS encoding ABC transporter ATP-binding protein; translation: MADNPILIVRGLEVSWGGRVVLRLDELDLQPGELIGIVGPNGAGKTTLLRALAGIVRPQRGVILLRGRNLQSLSAREVAREIGYLPQVRSSYEDLTVHELARRGLLPLGHLPSHVASRAVNDVLELCALQGLAHQRLSTISGGESQRAWLAFVLVRRPRVLLLDEPTSHLDYRHQMEVLDLLRRLCQEGAAVAIAIHDLWLASRHCHRLVVLHQGECAAVGPPEEVLSPQLLQAVFGVEATVAHLPDGSRVCFPISPAQGHGEVLDESRGRRASERA